The proteins below are encoded in one region of Citrobacter enshiensis:
- the iadA gene encoding beta-aspartyl-peptidase encodes MSDLSAADFTLLQGAHLFAPEDRGICDVLLANGKIIAVDTAIPTDIVPDCTVIDLRGRILCPGFIDQHVHLIGGGGEAGPTTRTPEVTLSRLTEAGITTVVGLLGTDSVTRHPESLLAKTRALNEEGITAWMLTGAYHVPSPTITGSVEKDVALIDRVIGVKCAVSDHRSAAPGDYQLANMAAESRVGGLLGGKPGVSVFHMGSSKKGLQPLYDILENSDVPMGKLLPTHVNRSEYLFDQALTFALNGGTIDITSGIPGPVTPPEGIARAVKAGVPLAQVTLSSDGNGSQPLFDAAGNLTGIGVAGFDSLLQTLHALVNDYGFTLTDALRPLTTSVATFLSLSGKGEILPGHDADLLVMTPELRIEQVYAHGKRMVVDGKACVKGTFE; translated from the coding sequence ATGTCTGATTTATCCGCTGCAGATTTTACTCTGCTGCAGGGGGCGCATCTGTTTGCGCCAGAAGACCGGGGAATTTGCGACGTGCTGCTGGCCAACGGCAAGATCATTGCCGTTGATACCGCTATCCCGACAGACATTGTCCCGGACTGTACGGTCATTGATTTACGCGGGCGCATTCTGTGCCCGGGTTTTATCGATCAGCACGTTCATTTGATTGGCGGCGGCGGTGAAGCCGGCCCCACCACCCGGACGCCGGAAGTCACGCTGAGCCGTCTCACCGAAGCGGGGATCACCACGGTGGTAGGCTTGCTGGGCACCGACTCCGTCACCCGTCATCCGGAATCCCTGCTGGCAAAAACCCGGGCGCTGAATGAAGAAGGGATCACCGCCTGGATGCTGACCGGCGCTTATCATGTTCCTTCGCCGACCATCACCGGTTCCGTGGAGAAAGATGTGGCGCTGATCGATCGCGTTATCGGCGTGAAATGCGCGGTCTCCGATCATCGCTCTGCCGCGCCAGGCGATTATCAACTGGCCAATATGGCAGCGGAATCACGCGTTGGCGGACTGCTCGGCGGGAAGCCCGGCGTCAGCGTGTTCCATATGGGCAGCAGCAAAAAAGGGCTGCAACCGCTGTATGACATTCTGGAAAACAGCGATGTGCCGATGGGCAAACTGCTCCCTACCCACGTGAACCGCAGCGAATATCTGTTCGATCAGGCGCTGACCTTCGCGCTCAACGGCGGCACTATCGATATCACCAGCGGCATTCCCGGCCCGGTGACGCCACCAGAGGGGATCGCGCGCGCGGTGAAAGCGGGCGTACCGCTTGCACAGGTCACGCTCAGTTCTGATGGCAACGGCAGCCAACCGCTGTTTGACGCGGCGGGCAATCTGACGGGCATTGGCGTTGCCGGTTTCGACAGTTTGCTGCAAACCTTGCACGCGCTGGTCAACGACTACGGTTTTACGCTGACGGACGCGCTGCGCCCTCTCACCACCAGCGTGGCAACGTTCCTGAGCCTTTCCGGTAAAGGTGAAATCCTCCCCGGTCACGATGCCGACCTGCTGGTGATGACGCCGGAACTGCGCATTGAGCAGGTTTACGCGCATGGGAA